The window GTTTGTGATTAAAGGCAAACTCTCCGGCGCTGCAGCCATGAATTTTGGCGGTGCCGGTCAAACTACCGTTCTTACTGAAACGGTACAGAAACGTCCGGTTGCTTTGGGCAAAAATTTTATTGCCAAAGTAGAGGCTATTAATGCTTCCGACGTGACCCCGCAGGTGTCTGGCTATATTGATAAAGTGATGTTCAAAGACGGCTCCTTTGTGCAAGAAGGAGAGGTCCTTTTTGTTATTGATCAAAGCCGTTATAAAGCGGCGGTCTCCTCTGCTGAAGCCTCTTTGGAAAAGGCAAAAGCCAGCTTAAAACAAATTGAAAGCGATTATAAACGTCAGTTATCTTTGTACAAGGAAAAAATGCTTTCTAAAGCTGATTTGGAAATGGCTGAAAGCAACTTGGCTAATGCTCAAGCCAATGTAAAAGCGGCTCAAGCCAGCTTAGATTTGGCTAAATTAGACTTGGCTTATACCGAAGTGCGCTCTCCCATTAGCGGTTATATTGGTAAAGCATTGATGACCAAAGGCAATTACACCAATGCCGCTGCCAGCAAATTAGCCCGCGTGATTCAAATGGATCCTATTCGTGTCGTATTTTCTATTACCGATAAAGAACGTTTAAGCGGTATGGATCAGCTGGCTTCTCAGGCACCCAATATACAAATTGCTTTGCCGAACGGAGAGACCATTGAAATCCCCTCCGCTTCCGTATTTTCAGACAATGAAATCAATGCCGATACTGCCACTATGGCTGTATATGCGCAAAGTGAAAATAAAGAGCGCAAATTAGTGCCCGGAAACTATGTAAACGTCACCGTTAGTACAGATACGTTCCGTCCCGTAATTTTGGTACCGCAAACGGCAGTAGCCCAAGATGCAACGGGTCAATATGTGATGACAGTTAATGCAGAAAATGTGGTCATGCAGAAATACATCACTACCGGTGATACAGTGGAAAACAAATATATCGTTTTGTCCGGTCTGGAAGACGGTGATAGAATTGTACCGTTGGGACATCAGAAATTACAAAATGGTCAAAAGGTAAGCGTTAGCGAGAAAAATACGCTTGAAAAAAAGCCTGCGGCCGTTGAAGCAGAAAACAACGTGGAGGCTTAGTAGAAAATGTTTTCTAAATTTTTTATTAACCGCCCGCGTTTTGCTGTTGTTATTTCACTGTTATTGTGTTTAGCGGGTATTATTTCAATTTTTTCCTTGCCGATTGCTCTTTATCCGGAGGTGACACCGCCTGAAGTAGTGGTAATTGCTCGTTATCCGGGTGCGAGTGCGGAGGTAATCGCCAAAACGGTAGGTATTCCGTTGGAAAGTAAAGTCAACGGCGTAGAAGATATGTTGTATATGAGTTCATCTTCTTCCGATGGTTCTTATAACTTAACGTTGACTTTTAAAACCGGCACCGATCCGGACTTGGCTCAAGTAAAAGTGCAGAACCGCGTGGCACAAGCGCAGGCATTGCTGCCCGGAGATGTGACCCGTCAGGGAATTAGCGTATTTCGCAAATCTTCCAACATTTTAGGGTTTATTTCATTTGTTTCTCCGGATAAGAGCCTGTCTTCGTTGGAAATCAGTGATTATTTAAATAATAATGTGCAAAAAAATATCAGCCGTATTACCGGTGTAGGTGATGCAATGGTGTTCGGATCTAGCAAGAGTATGCGTGTGTGGTTAGATGCCGACAAAATGGCCGCTCTTAACATTTCCGTACCGGATGTCACCTCTGCTATTTCCAGCCAAAACTATCAACCTTCTTTGGGTAAAATCGGCGCTCGCCCCAATGACGGAAAAGTGATGACGGTGTTTGCTTTGCAAACGCAAGGACGTTTAAACAGTGCCAAAGATTTTGAAAATATCATCATTCGTACTGATGCACAAGGCGGTTTGGTAAGGCTGAAACAAATTGCCAAAGTGGAAGAAGGGCAGGAAAGTTATAGTCACGCTGC of the Elusimicrobiaceae bacterium genome contains:
- a CDS encoding efflux RND transporter periplasmic adaptor subunit gives rise to the protein MKKRTIVRWTKYTLVLLIGGFLGFVIKGKLSGAAAMNFGGAGQTTVLTETVQKRPVALGKNFIAKVEAINASDVTPQVSGYIDKVMFKDGSFVQEGEVLFVIDQSRYKAAVSSAEASLEKAKASLKQIESDYKRQLSLYKEKMLSKADLEMAESNLANAQANVKAAQASLDLAKLDLAYTEVRSPISGYIGKALMTKGNYTNAAASKLARVIQMDPIRVVFSITDKERLSGMDQLASQAPNIQIALPNGETIEIPSASVFSDNEINADTATMAVYAQSENKERKLVPGNYVNVTVSTDTFRPVILVPQTAVAQDATGQYVMTVNAENVVMQKYITTGDTVENKYIVLSGLEDGDRIVPLGHQKLQNGQKVSVSEKNTLEKKPAAVEAENNVEA